A DNA window from Niabella yanshanensis contains the following coding sequences:
- a CDS encoding TPM domain-containing protein: MILPTQQVATPADINHVYDYENIFAPGEEKKLDSLARVFEKSNLIPIRITTVNDPGITTDNFDQRNKLLLDEWSGMHGKSDRCMSVSISRQLRRIRIDYGPFVLRLLSDDETKTIVENQFKPSFKQDQFYLGTWNGLNALMDTIRKNIKF, from the coding sequence GTGATCCTTCCAACGCAGCAGGTTGCAACGCCGGCTGATATTAATCATGTGTACGATTACGAGAACATATTCGCACCCGGCGAAGAGAAAAAGCTGGACTCTCTGGCCAGGGTATTCGAGAAAAGCAACCTGATCCCAATCAGGATTACCACCGTAAACGATCCGGGAATAACAACCGATAACTTTGACCAACGTAATAAGCTGCTGCTGGATGAGTGGTCGGGCATGCATGGCAAAAGCGACCGGTGTATGTCTGTAAGCATCAGCAGGCAATTACGACGTATCAGGATTGATTACGGTCCATTTGTATTGCGGCTGCTTAGTGACGATGAAACCAAAACTATAGTGGAAAATCAGTTTAAACCTTCTTTTAAGCAGGACCAGTTTTACCTGGGCACATGGAACGGCTTAAATGCCCTTATGGATACCATCCGCAAGAACATTAAGTTTTAG
- a CDS encoding PQQ-dependent sugar dehydrogenase, protein MTQRALNTRLSFWAYFLFTLQAFSQTPDIGYQAVISGNGLAAPIDIVNAGDGTNRLFVVQRSGTIRVYDDNLAYIQDFLTVSDVGTAGEGGLLSLAFHPDYATNGFLFVYYTRPDFSLEVARYTVNSGNGNGANPASKQIVINIPHPGEDNHNGGKILFGPDGYLYLATGDGGGGGDPSNNAQNGNSLLGKMLRINVNTLPYTLPPDNPYVADANVRDEIWALGLRNPFRWSFDRANGDMWIADVGQGAQEEINYVPGPNTGSVNYGWRCYEGSLPYNTSGCLPQSSYVSPIYTYGRDNTTGGQSVTGGFVYRGSEFSSLTGYYIFADFLSGNQWVITPDRTQMLQLPDAGFPTGIVAFGEAENGTLYAASLSGNAIYKVLDNAALPVTFGTIKATRRKANLYINWTTEAENNNSHFDIEGSVDGKTFAAIKTVETKAIDGYSSSTINYELTIGRDNLGMMLGISLLAVLTFGGFRSAKKREQASLIVLAILIIVSACNKSDVAKDPEDETLFIRIAQVDKDGAKRYSQTVQVVNEK, encoded by the coding sequence ATGACCCAACGCGCCCTCAACACCCGCTTGTCCTTTTGGGCATACTTCCTTTTTACGCTTCAGGCTTTTTCACAAACTCCCGACATTGGCTACCAGGCAGTAATTTCAGGCAATGGCCTGGCAGCACCCATTGACATTGTAAATGCCGGTGATGGTACCAACCGGCTATTTGTTGTACAGCGCAGCGGTACGATCCGCGTATATGATGATAATCTCGCTTATATCCAGGACTTCCTTACGGTTAGTGATGTTGGTACCGCAGGGGAGGGTGGCTTGCTCAGCCTGGCATTCCATCCTGATTATGCAACCAATGGCTTCCTGTTTGTTTACTATACCCGTCCCGACTTCAGCCTGGAAGTGGCCCGTTACACCGTAAATAGCGGCAATGGTAACGGCGCTAACCCCGCTTCAAAGCAAATTGTTATCAATATCCCTCATCCCGGTGAGGATAATCATAACGGAGGAAAGATACTTTTTGGTCCTGATGGATACCTGTACCTGGCTACCGGAGATGGTGGTGGCGGCGGCGACCCGTCCAATAATGCCCAGAATGGAAATAGCCTGCTCGGTAAAATGCTTCGCATCAATGTCAATACGCTTCCCTATACCCTTCCCCCTGATAATCCTTATGTAGCAGACGCCAATGTAAGAGATGAGATCTGGGCCCTAGGCCTTAGAAACCCTTTCAGATGGAGTTTTGACCGGGCTAACGGAGATATGTGGATTGCCGATGTAGGGCAGGGCGCCCAGGAAGAGATCAATTACGTGCCTGGCCCTAATACAGGAAGTGTTAATTACGGGTGGAGATGCTATGAAGGTTCATTACCTTATAATACTTCAGGGTGTTTGCCGCAGTCAAGTTATGTAAGCCCCATTTACACTTACGGCCGCGATAATACCACAGGGGGTCAATCCGTAACCGGAGGTTTTGTATACCGGGGCTCGGAATTCTCCTCCCTAACGGGGTATTATATTTTTGCTGATTTCCTGTCTGGTAACCAGTGGGTGATCACGCCCGACAGAACGCAGATGCTTCAATTACCGGATGCCGGCTTTCCAACGGGTATTGTAGCTTTCGGCGAAGCCGAGAACGGAACGCTTTATGCCGCCTCATTGTCTGGTAATGCGATTTATAAGGTGTTGGATAATGCTGCATTGCCGGTGACATTTGGAACGATTAAAGCCACCCGAAGAAAAGCCAACTTATATATCAACTGGACAACTGAAGCGGAAAACAATAATAGCCATTTTGATATTGAAGGATCGGTTGATGGTAAAACCTTTGCAGCAATTAAAACGGTGGAGACCAAAGCCATCGACGGGTATAGCAGCAGCACTATAAATTATGAACTAACGATCGGTAGAGACAACCTGGGTATGATGCTGGGTATTTCCTTATTAGCGGTATTGACTTTTGGCGGGTTCAGGTCTGCTAAAAAGCGGGAACAGGCATCGCTGATAGTATTAGCCATTCTGATTATTGTCAGCGCCTGCAATAAAAGTGATGTAGCAAAAGATCCTGAAGATGAGACCTTATTTATACGCATCGCCCAGGTTGATAAGGATGGGGCCAAACGGTATTCGCAAACCGTGCAGGTTGTAAATGAAAAGTAA
- a CDS encoding TonB-dependent receptor plug domain-containing protein has translation MQYVLKALAGLCLLLFMILSPHPVGAQWRDTIITRELEEVQVSGSKKRSLVASVSPVQVLSGNALQRLNSFSIADAIRYFSGVQLKDYGGIGGLKTVNVRGMGTQHVGVFYDGMQLGNAQNGIVDLGKFSLDNIEEVSLHNSQNPDIFQSAKSFGAASSIYIKALPPTFKDSQSYQVKAAFKTGSFGLINPSIHWQQKLADNIATTISAELINAHGRYKTRYKKWAYDTTIVRQNAGVASQRVELAVQDINKDSATHWKIQGYFYNSERGLPGAIVAERFYNSQRLWDRNFFTQGSLQHRFSPRYRLLLQFKYANDLTRYLDTTIKKIGGAPLHNTYKQQEYYTSLVNEFELKKWWTFSLAADWTLHQMQSNLDDFAYPTRQTKLVAVATELSWEPVTISGNLLGSFINEKVKQGKAADDKQELTPAINLSWMPWEAIPLNFRSFYKRIFRMPTFNDLYYTIVGSATLKPEYSNQYNIGAQYNKYFSPIKLDFNVQADVYINKVQDKIIAIPANNLFRWSMINLGAVEIKGLDVHASYFLTLKEKIVLNGTLNYSYQEAVNKTTGQRSYGNLIPYAPRHSGSATLQVFYRNWGVNYSFIYTGERYMLPENDPQNYLMPWYTHDLSLTKKLVLGKTALVVAAEVNNLFNQYYDVVINYPMPGRNYLIKLSFNL, from the coding sequence ATGCAGTATGTTTTAAAAGCCCTGGCAGGCTTATGTTTATTGCTGTTTATGATACTAAGCCCTCACCCCGTTGGCGCACAATGGCGTGATACCATTATTACCCGGGAGTTAGAGGAAGTGCAGGTGAGCGGCAGCAAAAAGAGGTCTTTGGTCGCATCGGTCTCGCCAGTTCAGGTACTATCAGGCAATGCATTGCAGCGGTTAAACAGTTTTTCTATCGCAGATGCGATCCGCTACTTTTCGGGTGTGCAATTAAAGGACTATGGCGGCATTGGCGGATTAAAGACCGTAAATGTGCGAGGCATGGGAACACAACATGTGGGTGTATTTTATGATGGAATGCAACTGGGCAACGCGCAAAACGGCATCGTCGATCTTGGGAAGTTTTCCCTTGACAATATTGAGGAAGTATCGTTACACAATAGTCAAAACCCGGACATCTTTCAATCTGCCAAAAGCTTTGGCGCTGCATCATCCATTTATATAAAAGCCCTGCCACCCACCTTTAAGGACAGCCAATCATACCAGGTAAAGGCTGCGTTTAAAACGGGTTCATTCGGGCTTATCAATCCTTCTATACACTGGCAACAAAAACTGGCCGACAATATAGCAACGACAATCAGTGCAGAGCTTATCAATGCACATGGCCGGTATAAAACCCGCTATAAAAAATGGGCTTACGACACCACCATTGTTCGGCAAAATGCCGGCGTTGCCTCTCAAAGAGTAGAGTTGGCGGTTCAGGATATTAATAAAGACAGCGCCACTCACTGGAAAATACAAGGGTACTTTTATAACTCAGAGCGAGGCTTACCCGGAGCCATTGTGGCAGAACGTTTTTACAATTCGCAACGGCTATGGGATCGAAACTTCTTCACACAGGGCTCTTTGCAGCACCGGTTTTCGCCGCGCTACAGGCTGCTGCTTCAATTTAAATATGCAAATGATCTTACCCGCTATTTAGATACTACCATCAAAAAGATAGGCGGCGCCCCATTACATAATACTTACAAACAACAGGAATATTACACTTCTTTGGTAAATGAATTTGAACTCAAAAAATGGTGGACGTTTTCATTGGCGGCAGACTGGACCCTACACCAGATGCAATCCAATTTAGATGATTTCGCTTATCCTACGCGTCAAACAAAATTAGTGGCTGTTGCAACAGAACTATCCTGGGAACCTGTGACTATATCCGGAAATTTACTAGGCAGCTTTATCAATGAAAAAGTAAAGCAAGGCAAAGCCGCTGACGACAAACAGGAATTGACGCCGGCAATCAACCTTTCCTGGATGCCCTGGGAAGCCATTCCCCTTAATTTTCGCTCCTTTTATAAACGCATTTTCAGAATGCCCACATTCAATGATTTATACTACACCATTGTTGGCTCCGCTACGTTAAAACCCGAGTACTCAAACCAGTATAATATTGGCGCCCAGTACAACAAATACTTCTCACCAATAAAGCTGGACTTCAACGTGCAGGCAGATGTTTACATCAATAAAGTCCAGGATAAAATTATTGCTATCCCTGCTAATAATTTATTCCGGTGGAGCATGATCAACCTGGGTGCTGTCGAAATAAAAGGGTTAGATGTTCATGCATCCTATTTCCTTACACTAAAGGAAAAAATTGTATTAAATGGCACGCTCAATTATTCCTACCAGGAGGCGGTTAATAAAACCACAGGGCAGCGATCTTACGGCAACCTGATCCCTTATGCTCCTAGACATAGTGGCTCGGCAACCTTGCAAGTGTTTTACCGGAACTGGGGTGTCAATTATAGTTTTATTTATACAGGCGAGCGATATATGCTACCCGAAAATGATCCGCAAAACTATCTGATGCCCTGGTACACACATGACCTGTCACTTACAAAAAAACTGGTTCTAGGAAAAACAGCTCTTGTTGTAGCTGCAGAGGTTAACAATCTTTTTAATCAATACTATGATGTGGTTATCAACTATCCCATGCCGGGCCGCAATTACTTAATAAAGCTTTCTTTCAATTTATAA
- a CDS encoding YncE family protein, whose amino-acid sequence MNQKQIYVLFFFSAVLILLGSCRKDHEYTPPPQSTEADSTSTGFYLLNEGGWGYNNSTLDYFDVHNGVYTRDVFTKDNPDAVLGLGDTGNDIAVYGSKLYVVMNWSKKVEILDASTGKRVKILTDNTHKAIENARYITFANGFAYLSSYTTSEKGMVLEIDTATLSIKRAVEVGRQPDELEVVGNKLYVANSGGYSQSNLENYVSVVDLNSFTVTKAITVAPNLRRIKKDSKGNLYICPWGTTNKLYVVDTKTDQLSDSINVKVDDFAIKNDTAYVYGADYGTKNHSYSKIDLKTKTVLPGSFITDGTKIEIPYGIAVDPNNGNIYIADARDYVEAGDLFCFDAKGRLKNTIKKTGIIPGHMGFFNRLK is encoded by the coding sequence ATGAATCAAAAACAAATCTATGTTCTGTTTTTCTTTTCTGCTGTACTGATCCTGCTTGGATCATGCAGGAAAGATCATGAGTATACGCCACCGCCACAGTCGACCGAAGCCGACTCCACCAGTACCGGTTTCTATCTTTTGAACGAGGGAGGTTGGGGTTACAACAATTCAACACTCGATTATTTCGATGTACATAACGGCGTTTATACACGCGATGTTTTTACCAAGGACAATCCTGATGCGGTACTGGGCCTGGGCGACACCGGTAACGATATTGCCGTGTATGGAAGCAAGCTATATGTGGTTATGAACTGGTCGAAAAAGGTAGAGATCCTGGATGCCTCAACCGGCAAACGGGTTAAGATCCTGACCGATAATACCCATAAGGCCATTGAGAACGCACGCTACATAACCTTTGCGAACGGCTTTGCTTACCTGAGCTCTTACACCACATCCGAAAAAGGAATGGTACTGGAAATAGATACCGCAACCCTGAGTATCAAAAGAGCGGTTGAAGTGGGCCGCCAGCCGGATGAGCTGGAGGTAGTAGGTAATAAGCTATACGTAGCTAACAGCGGGGGGTACAGCCAATCAAACCTCGAGAATTATGTTTCAGTTGTAGACCTCAATTCCTTTACGGTTACAAAAGCAATAACCGTAGCACCCAATTTAAGAAGGATAAAAAAAGACAGTAAAGGCAATTTGTATATATGCCCCTGGGGCACTACCAATAAACTGTATGTAGTAGATACGAAAACGGATCAGCTGTCAGATTCCATAAATGTGAAAGTGGATGACTTTGCCATCAAGAACGATACGGCTTATGTATATGGAGCTGATTATGGAACAAAGAACCACTCATATTCTAAAATTGATCTTAAAACAAAAACGGTGTTACCCGGCTCCTTCATTACTGATGGAACTAAAATAGAAATCCCCTATGGCATTGCTGTTGATCCCAACAATGGTAACATTTATATAGCTGATGCAAGAGACTATGTAGAAGCCGGCGACCTGTTTTGCTTTGATGCGAAGGGGCGATTAAAAAACACGATTAAGAAGACCGGTATTATACCAGGACATATGGGCTTCTTTAACAGGCTGAAATAA
- a CDS encoding cell surface protein — MKHLKLLSGLSFFVLLLNSCAKDDEIPAPIIELSVTEKTIQTKIKEAVTITSRIAVGTAVKEEWHVGTQLISTSNTFNHVFEVAGNYRIYYQASNKYGTYKDSFDVKVEALVREGGANQYVTSLFEFMPAPGQFINKAPGNQVSAEGLIGKTGMVSLGAWGGYVVYGFDHSVPNKEGNDIDVTGNALAEWSEPGIIYVMVDDNGNGKPDDTWYELAGSEFGKTDGTYLRDYEVTYFRPESIDKDIAWTDNKGNTGFVKKNTFHRQAYYPEWITANSYTLKGSWLKTKVDPSRPTYVVSLPYDWGYSDNKTETAGGGKVDISNAVDASGNKVHLNTIDFIKIQTGVLGDGGWLGEASTEITGIKDMHFSAGSTTK, encoded by the coding sequence ATGAAACATTTGAAACTATTGTCGGGCCTTTCATTTTTTGTACTGCTTTTAAACAGTTGTGCTAAAGATGATGAGATTCCGGCACCCATTATTGAGCTGTCTGTAACAGAAAAAACCATACAAACAAAAATAAAAGAGGCCGTTACCATTACATCCCGGATTGCTGTTGGTACAGCAGTAAAAGAAGAGTGGCATGTAGGCACGCAGTTGATATCTACCAGCAATACATTCAATCATGTTTTCGAAGTGGCCGGCAACTATAGGATCTATTACCAGGCCAGTAATAAATATGGTACCTATAAAGACAGTTTTGATGTAAAGGTGGAAGCGTTGGTTAGAGAAGGTGGGGCCAACCAGTATGTTACATCATTGTTTGAGTTTATGCCCGCGCCGGGACAGTTCATCAACAAAGCACCCGGCAACCAGGTAAGTGCGGAAGGTCTTATTGGAAAAACAGGAATGGTAAGCCTGGGTGCCTGGGGAGGCTATGTAGTTTATGGTTTCGACCATAGTGTGCCCAATAAAGAAGGTAATGATATTGATGTGACCGGCAATGCGCTGGCCGAATGGAGTGAGCCCGGCATTATTTACGTAATGGTGGATGATAATGGTAATGGAAAACCGGATGATACCTGGTATGAGCTGGCTGGCAGCGAATTCGGCAAAACGGATGGTACGTATCTGCGCGACTATGAAGTAACTTATTTCCGCCCCGAATCTATAGATAAAGATATTGCATGGACAGACAATAAAGGCAATACCGGCTTTGTAAAGAAAAATACATTTCACCGCCAGGCTTATTACCCTGAATGGATCACGGCCAACAGCTACACATTAAAAGGATCCTGGCTGAAAACAAAAGTAGACCCGTCAAGGCCTACTTACGTAGTGTCTCTTCCCTACGACTGGGGCTACTCTGATAACAAAACAGAAACTGCAGGTGGTGGTAAAGTAGATATCAGCAATGCGGTAGATGCCAGTGGGAATAAAGTACATCTGAATACGATCGACTTTATTAAAATACAAACCGGTGTACTGGGTGATGGTGGCTGGTTAGGCGAAGCATCTACCGAAATAACCGGAATCAAAGACATGCATTTCTCTGCAGGCAGCACCACTAAATAA
- a CDS encoding DUF5074 domain-containing protein, with amino-acid sequence MMTLLQNKYLYHLSLIAVTAFLLTACSKNDDLLIGGPDPVETAPYANGFFIITEGSYGQTAGTVHFYNYDADTVTTRVYEKENPGKLTSNAAKTSTLQFATVYSGKLFLMSKINGPLIRLDAATLKEEVRFNQETSNWRSLVGIKGAEGLVSANDGVYVINLNTLMPQYKLTSVSAVNSGDMLVSDNYVFLLQSNGAKIISGSNYSFVKGFSNINRGFAKTPNGKVWAATGSRLIAIDKNLDTAGIALPVTIGSFGLDAPTRLTASTKENAVFYHSGANIYKYVDGNAASLSQPFITIDIAPFMVYGSIRYDRNKDYIVVNGIQGYGGSSGVNYLLIYNASTGTLVKNIKYGNDGSVVDFNHIYFPGLAVFR; translated from the coding sequence ATGATGACTCTTCTACAAAACAAATACCTGTACCATTTATCTTTAATAGCCGTAACAGCGTTTCTTTTAACGGCCTGTTCCAAAAATGACGACCTGCTGATCGGCGGTCCTGATCCGGTTGAAACAGCACCCTATGCCAATGGTTTCTTTATTATAACGGAGGGATCCTATGGACAAACCGCCGGAACCGTACACTTTTATAACTATGACGCAGACACCGTTACTACCAGGGTTTATGAAAAAGAAAATCCGGGTAAACTAACATCGAACGCCGCTAAAACCAGCACGCTGCAATTTGCTACGGTGTACAGTGGTAAGCTTTTCCTGATGAGTAAAATAAATGGTCCGCTTATACGGCTGGATGCGGCAACGCTAAAAGAAGAAGTAAGATTTAACCAGGAAACCAGTAACTGGAGAAGCCTGGTGGGCATAAAGGGCGCTGAAGGATTAGTCAGCGCCAACGATGGGGTTTATGTCATCAATTTGAACACCTTGATGCCACAGTATAAGCTAACATCAGTATCGGCGGTTAATAGCGGCGATATGCTGGTTTCGGATAACTATGTTTTTTTGCTTCAGAGCAATGGCGCTAAAATTATCTCTGGCAGTAACTATTCTTTTGTAAAAGGGTTCAGCAATATCAACCGGGGTTTTGCCAAAACGCCTAATGGGAAAGTTTGGGCGGCTACAGGTAGCAGGCTGATCGCTATTGATAAAAACCTGGATACTGCAGGTATAGCGCTACCTGTTACAATTGGCTCTTTTGGCTTGGATGCGCCCACCAGGCTTACAGCATCCACCAAAGAAAATGCTGTGTTTTATCACTCCGGAGCCAACATCTATAAATATGTTGATGGCAATGCAGCGTCTTTAAGTCAACCCTTTATTACAATTGATATAGCACCTTTCATGGTTTATGGTTCTATTCGCTACGACCGTAATAAAGATTATATCGTAGTAAATGGTATACAAGGCTACGGAGGTTCCTCTGGTGTCAACTACCTGTTGATCTATAATGCGAGTACCGGCACTTTGGTAAAAAATATTAAGTATGGTAATGATGGCTCGGTGGTAGATTTCAATCATATTTACTTTCCCGGCCTTGCTGTATTTCGTTAA
- a CDS encoding putative signal transducing protein has translation MNFVIAAVFDNYINAHVTLGRLQEEHINCWLKDENTVTIDPILTNAVGGIKLMVAEPQIERALALIATDRQEYQQQHPCPQCGSENIDLVSTPRKPSNWLGTITSAVLGVGSATPIDKVYHCFDCGNEYEME, from the coding sequence ATGAATTTTGTAATTGCCGCCGTGTTTGATAATTATATTAATGCGCATGTAACGTTGGGTCGCCTGCAGGAAGAACATATCAACTGCTGGCTGAAAGACGAAAACACCGTTACGATCGATCCCATACTGACCAACGCCGTGGGAGGTATCAAACTCATGGTGGCTGAACCCCAGATCGAACGGGCGCTGGCATTGATAGCCACCGACAGGCAGGAGTACCAGCAACAGCATCCCTGTCCGCAATGTGGTTCCGAAAACATAGATCTGGTGAGCACTCCGCGTAAACCCAGTAACTGGCTAGGCACGATTACCAGCGCCGTACTGGGTGTGGGCTCTGCAACTCCTATCGATAAAGTATATCATTGCTTTGATTGCGGCAATGAGTACGAAATGGAATAA
- a CDS encoding SRPBCC family protein encodes MKILKRILFVILGLIALLLIVAIFVPKDYAITKEVVINKPVAAVFNYVKYLKNQDNYSKWNQIDPGMKKSYTGTDGTVGFIYAWDSENDKAGKGAQEIKAIDENKRVDVEIRFEKPMEGTNTASVITSPLDSTKTKVEWGFYGTSSYPFNLMNLCMNALVGGDLQTNLDNLKKVLEK; translated from the coding sequence ATGAAAATCTTAAAACGCATCCTTTTTGTTATACTCGGATTAATCGCCCTGTTATTGATTGTGGCCATTTTTGTCCCTAAAGATTATGCTATTACTAAAGAAGTGGTGATCAATAAACCGGTAGCAGCCGTTTTTAACTATGTGAAATACCTTAAAAACCAGGATAACTATAGTAAGTGGAATCAAATTGATCCGGGAATGAAAAAAAGTTACACGGGTACTGATGGAACCGTAGGTTTTATTTATGCCTGGGATAGTGAGAATGATAAGGCGGGAAAAGGCGCCCAGGAAATTAAGGCTATTGACGAAAACAAAAGGGTAGATGTGGAGATCAGGTTTGAAAAGCCGATGGAGGGAACTAATACTGCATCGGTAATTACCTCGCCGCTGGATAGCACAAAAACAAAAGTGGAGTGGGGCTTTTATGGTACCAGCTCTTACCCTTTTAACCTGATGAACTTATGCATGAATGCCCTGGTGGGCGGTGACTTACAAACCAACCTGGACAATCTTAAAAAGGTATTAGAAAAGTAA
- a CDS encoding sterol desaturase family protein: MEKVIAYFSTLEQRPLERMALLVGGLLFFWIIEGAIPLVKLQYRRNKIRHALVNFGFTVMHLIIHTGLAVFIVLLSDWCRSAGFGMVYWFNANIGGAILIGVLALDFSSWLVHWIMHKNPYLWRYHLIHHSDNKVDVTTGLRHHPGDSLLRGIFFLLLIFFSGAPMYSVMIYQTLVVITTAFTHANISLPPLLDKTLSYVLVSPNMHKVHHHWMQPYTDSNYGAVFSIWDRLFQTFSTLHPSKIKYGLDRYYPNEKDEDFLDLLKDPFLHKKKL; this comes from the coding sequence ATGGAAAAAGTTATTGCCTATTTTTCTACACTGGAACAGCGTCCTTTGGAACGCATGGCCCTGTTGGTGGGCGGCCTCCTTTTTTTCTGGATCATAGAAGGCGCCATTCCTTTAGTAAAACTACAATACCGGCGCAATAAGATCAGGCATGCCCTGGTGAATTTTGGCTTTACAGTAATGCATCTTATTATACATACTGGTTTGGCGGTATTTATAGTGTTGTTAAGCGACTGGTGCCGGAGTGCCGGTTTCGGCATGGTTTACTGGTTCAATGCCAATATAGGCGGGGCTATTTTAATTGGCGTGCTGGCGTTGGATTTCAGCAGCTGGCTGGTACATTGGATCATGCATAAAAATCCTTATTTATGGCGTTATCATCTTATTCATCATAGCGATAACAAAGTAGATGTGACCACCGGCCTGCGGCATCACCCCGGGGATAGCCTGCTAAGAGGTATTTTCTTTTTGTTGTTAATATTTTTTAGCGGAGCCCCCATGTACAGTGTAATGATCTATCAAACCCTGGTAGTGATTACCACCGCTTTTACACATGCGAATATTAGTTTACCTCCATTGCTGGATAAAACCCTGAGTTATGTGCTGGTTTCTCCCAATATGCATAAAGTGCATCACCATTGGATGCAACCTTACACTGATAGCAACTACGGGGCGGTATTTTCCATATGGGACCGGCTGTTTCAAACATTCTCAACCCTGCATCCTTCCAAAATAAAATATGGCCTGGACCGGTATTATCCCAATGAAAAAGACGAGGATTTCCTGGATCTGTTGAAGGATCCGTTTCTACATAAAAAGAAATTGTGA
- the kdsB gene encoding 3-deoxy-manno-octulosonate cytidylyltransferase yields MSKVIAMIPARYAATRFPAKLMKILGDKPVIAHTYDAAMQSGLFADVYVITDSNVIYEEITSRGGKCIMSLTEHESGTDRIAEAARSLDADVIVNVQGDEPFIQKEPLEKLVRLFDNEQVQVASLMRKMETAADAANPNMVKVVTNKNNKALYFSRSIIPFQRDADIAADYFLHIGVYAFRKNALLYFTSLPQAPLEQIEKLEQLRFLYNDIDIYMAETNYKNIAIDTPEDLEKAIEQISKQ; encoded by the coding sequence ATGAGTAAAGTAATTGCCATGATACCGGCCCGCTATGCGGCTACACGCTTCCCCGCTAAATTGATGAAAATATTAGGAGATAAGCCGGTTATTGCGCACACTTATGATGCAGCCATGCAAAGTGGCTTATTTGCTGATGTATATGTAATTACTGACAGTAACGTGATTTATGAAGAGATCACCAGCCGCGGTGGTAAATGTATTATGAGCCTTACCGAACATGAAAGTGGTACCGATCGTATTGCGGAAGCAGCGCGCAGCCTGGATGCAGATGTAATTGTAAATGTACAGGGCGATGAACCTTTCATACAGAAAGAACCTTTAGAGAAACTTGTTCGGTTATTTGATAACGAACAGGTACAAGTGGCTTCTTTAATGCGAAAAATGGAAACCGCTGCCGACGCGGCTAACCCAAACATGGTTAAAGTAGTCACCAATAAAAATAATAAAGCGCTTTATTTCAGCCGCAGTATAATTCCTTTTCAGCGTGATGCTGATATTGCGGCCGACTACTTTTTGCACATCGGCGTATATGCTTTTCGAAAAAACGCTTTGCTCTATTTTACGTCGTTACCGCAGGCTCCATTAGAACAAATCGAAAAGCTGGAACAGCTACGCTTCCTTTATAATGATATTGATATTTACATGGCAGAAACCAATTATAAAAATATTGCTATTGATACACCCGAAGACCTGGAAAAAGCTATAGAGCAGATTAGTAAGCAATAA
- a CDS encoding RNA polymerase sigma factor, translating to MEKQFLQLIHDHQEIIYKISALYRDSKEDREDLFQEIVYQLWKSYPGFRGASKVSTWMYRIALNTALAIYRKPRLKIDHYPELPPKLHSLREESISENEDRLFEALGKLSDAEKAIVALYLDEFSYKEMAAITGFSETNIGVRLNRIKNKLKEIIK from the coding sequence ATGGAAAAACAATTTCTACAACTCATTCACGACCATCAGGAAATTATTTATAAAATAAGCGCGTTGTATCGGGATAGTAAGGAGGACCGGGAAGACCTGTTCCAGGAGATTGTATACCAGCTTTGGAAATCATATCCCGGTTTCAGGGGTGCATCAAAAGTGAGCACATGGATGTACCGTATTGCTTTAAACACAGCACTTGCCATTTATCGTAAGCCCCGGTTGAAAATTGATCATTACCCGGAGTTGCCACCTAAGCTCCATTCTTTAAGAGAAGAATCCATTTCTGAAAATGAAGACCGGTTGTTTGAGGCGCTTGGAAAATTGAGTGATGCAGAGAAGGCGATTGTTGCTCTTTATTTAGATGAATTTAGTTACAAAGAAATGGCCGCAATAACAGGATTTAGTGAAACGAATATCGGAGTCAGGCTCAACCGGATCAAAAACAAATTGAAAGAAATAATAAAATAA